Proteins encoded by one window of Drosophila melanogaster chromosome X:
- the up gene encoding upheld, isoform G → MSDDEEYTSSEEEEVVEETREETKPPQTPAEGEGDPEFIKRQDQKRSDLDDQLKEYITEWRKQRSKEEDELKKLKEKQAKRKVTRAEEEQKMAQRKKEEEERRVREAEEKKQREIEEKRMRLEEAEKKRQAMLQAMKDKDKKGPNFTIAKKDAGLGLSSAAMERNKTKEQLEEEKKISLSFRIKPLAIEGFGEAKLREKAQELWELIVKLETEKYDLEERQKRQDYDLKELKERQKQQLRHKALKKGLDPEALTGKYPPKIQVASKYERRVDTRSYDDKKKLFEGGWDEISKDSNEKIWNEKKEQYTGRQKSKLPKWFGERPGKKAGEPETPEGEEDAKADEDIVEDDEEVEEEVVEEEDEEAEEDEEEEEEEEEEEEEEEEEEEEEEEEEEEEEE, encoded by the exons AGGAGAGGGCGATCCAGAGTTCATCAAGCGTCAGGACCAGAAGCGCTCCGACCTCGATGATCAGCTGAAAGAATACATCACCGAGTGGCGCAAACAGAGATCCAAGGAGGAGGATGAGCTGAAGAAGCTGAAGGAGAAGCAGGCCAAGCGCAAGGTCACCCGCGCCGAGGAGGAGCAAAAGATGGCCCAGCgcaagaaggaggaggaggagcgccGTGTCCGTGAGGCTGAGGAGAAGAAGCAGCGCGAGATCGAGGAGAAGCGCATGCGTCTCGAGGAGGCCGAGAAGAAGCGCCAGGCTATGCTGCAGGCCATGAAGGACAAGGACAAGAAGGGCCCCAACTTCACCATTGCCAAGAAGGATGCAGGC TTGGGACTCTCGTCCGCCGCCATGGAACGCAACAAGACTAAGGAACAGTtggaggaggagaagaagATCTCGCTGTCGTTCCGCATCAAGCCCTTGGCCATCGAAGGATTCGGCGAGGCTAAGCTGCGCGAGAAGGCCCAGGAGCTGTGGGAGCTCATTGTCAAATTGGAAACTGAGAAGTATGACTTGGAAGAAAGGCAGAAACGTCAGGACTACGAT TTGAAAGAGTTGAAGGAAAGACAGAAGCAACAGCTCAGGCACAAAGCCTTGAAGAAGGGTCTCGACCCGGAAGCTTTGACTGGCAAATACCCG CCCAAGATCCAAGTCGCCTCCAAGTATGAGCGACGTGTGGACACCCGCTCTTATGACGACAAGAAGAAGCTCTTCGAGGGT GGCTGGGATGAGATCTCCAAGGACTCGAACGAGAAGATCTGGAACGAGAAGAAGGAGCAATACACCGGCCGTCAAAAAT CCAAACTGCCAAAGTGGTTCGGCGAGCGACCAGGCAAGAAGGCCGGTGAGCCCGAGACACCCGAGGGCGAGGAGGACGCCAAGGCCGATGAGGACATCGTCGAGGATGATGAGGAGGTCGAGGAGGAGGTCGTCGAGGAGGAAGATGAGGAGGccgaggaggatgaggaggaggaggaggaggaagaggaggaagaagaggaagaggaggaggaagaggaggaggaggaagaagaggaagaggaggaggaggaataG
- the up gene encoding upheld, isoform M has protein sequence MSDDEEYTGEGDPEFIKRQDQKRSDLDDQLKEYITEWRKQRSKEEDELKKLKEKQAKRKVTRAEEEQKMAQRKKEEEERRVREAEEKKQREIEEKRMRLEEAEKKRQAMLQAMKDKDKKGPNFTIAKKDAGLGLSSAAMERNKTKEQLEEEKKISLSFRIKPLAIEGFGEAKLREKAQELWELIVKLETEKYDLEERQKRQDYDLKELKERQKQQLRHKALKKGLDPEALTGKYPPKIQVASKYERRVDTRSYDDKKKLFEGGYNTVYAETLEKTWQERQERFTQRTKSKLPKWFGERPGKKAGEPETPEGEEDAKADEDIVEDDEEVEEEVVEEEDEEAEEDEEEEEEEEEEEEEEEEEEEEEEEEEEEEEE, from the exons AGGAGAGGGCGATCCAGAGTTCATCAAGCGTCAGGACCAGAAGCGCTCCGACCTCGATGATCAGCTGAAAGAATACATCACCGAGTGGCGCAAACAGAGATCCAAGGAGGAGGATGAGCTGAAGAAGCTGAAGGAGAAGCAGGCCAAGCGCAAGGTCACCCGCGCCGAGGAGGAGCAAAAGATGGCCCAGCgcaagaaggaggaggaggagcgccGTGTCCGTGAGGCTGAGGAGAAGAAGCAGCGCGAGATCGAGGAGAAGCGCATGCGTCTCGAGGAGGCCGAGAAGAAGCGCCAGGCTATGCTGCAGGCCATGAAGGACAAGGACAAGAAGGGCCCCAACTTCACCATTGCCAAGAAGGATGCAGGC TTGGGACTCTCGTCCGCCGCCATGGAACGCAACAAGACTAAGGAACAGTtggaggaggagaagaagATCTCGCTGTCGTTCCGCATCAAGCCCTTGGCCATCGAAGGATTCGGCGAGGCTAAGCTGCGCGAGAAGGCCCAGGAGCTGTGGGAGCTCATTGTCAAATTGGAAACTGAGAAGTATGACTTGGAAGAAAGGCAGAAACGTCAGGACTACGAT TTGAAAGAGTTGAAGGAAAGACAGAAGCAACAGCTCAGGCACAAAGCCTTGAAGAAGGGTCTCGACCCGGAAGCTTTGACTGGCAAATACCCG CCCAAGATCCAAGTCGCCTCCAAGTATGAGCGACGTGTGGACACCCGCTCTTATGACGACAAGAAGAAGCTCTTCGAGGGT GGCTATAATACGGTCTATGCGGAAACCTTAGAAAAGACCTGGCAAGAAAGACAGGAAAGATTCACTCAGCGCACAAAAT CCAAACTGCCAAAGTGGTTCGGCGAGCGACCAGGCAAGAAGGCCGGTGAGCCCGAGACACCCGAGGGCGAGGAGGACGCCAAGGCCGATGAGGACATCGTCGAGGATGATGAGGAGGTCGAGGAGGAGGTCGTCGAGGAGGAAGATGAGGAGGccgaggaggatgaggaggaggaggaggaggaagaggaggaagaagaggaagaggaggaggaagaggaggaggaggaagaagaggaagaggaggaggaggaataG
- the up gene encoding upheld, isoform P, which translates to MSDDEEYTSEEEEVVEETREETKPPQTPAEGEGDPEFIKRQDQKRSDLDDQLKEYITEWRKQRSKEEDELKKLKEKQAKRKVTRAEEEQKMAQRKKEEEERRVREAEEKKQREIEEKRMRLEEAEKKRQAMLQAMKDKDKKGPNFTIAKKDAGVLGLSSAAMERNKTKEQLEEEKKISLSFRIKPLAIEGFGEAKLREKAQELWELIVKLETEKYDLEERQKRQDYDLKELKERQKQQLRHKALKKGLDPEALTGKYPPKIQVASKYERRVDTRSYDDKKKLFEGGWDEISKDSNEKIWNEKKEQYTGRQKSKLPKWFGERPGKKAGEPETPEGEEDAKADEDIVEDDEEVEEEVVEEEDEEAEEDEEEEEEEEEEEEEEEEEEEEEEEEEEEEEE; encoded by the exons AGGAGAGGGCGATCCAGAGTTCATCAAGCGTCAGGACCAGAAGCGCTCCGACCTCGATGATCAGCTGAAAGAATACATCACCGAGTGGCGCAAACAGAGATCCAAGGAGGAGGATGAGCTGAAGAAGCTGAAGGAGAAGCAGGCCAAGCGCAAGGTCACCCGCGCCGAGGAGGAGCAAAAGATGGCCCAGCgcaagaaggaggaggaggagcgccGTGTCCGTGAGGCTGAGGAGAAGAAGCAGCGCGAGATCGAGGAGAAGCGCATGCGTCTCGAGGAGGCCGAGAAGAAGCGCCAGGCTATGCTGCAGGCCATGAAGGACAAGGACAAGAAGGGCCCCAACTTCACCATTGCCAAGAAGGATGCAGGCGTG TTGGGACTCTCGTCCGCCGCCATGGAACGCAACAAGACTAAGGAACAGTtggaggaggagaagaagATCTCGCTGTCGTTCCGCATCAAGCCCTTGGCCATCGAAGGATTCGGCGAGGCTAAGCTGCGCGAGAAGGCCCAGGAGCTGTGGGAGCTCATTGTCAAATTGGAAACTGAGAAGTATGACTTGGAAGAAAGGCAGAAACGTCAGGACTACGAT TTGAAAGAGTTGAAGGAAAGACAGAAGCAACAGCTCAGGCACAAAGCCTTGAAGAAGGGTCTCGACCCGGAAGCTTTGACTGGCAAATACCCG CCCAAGATCCAAGTCGCCTCCAAGTATGAGCGACGTGTGGACACCCGCTCTTATGACGACAAGAAGAAGCTCTTCGAGGGT GGCTGGGATGAGATCTCCAAGGACTCGAACGAGAAGATCTGGAACGAGAAGAAGGAGCAATACACCGGCCGTCAAAAAT CCAAACTGCCAAAGTGGTTCGGCGAGCGACCAGGCAAGAAGGCCGGTGAGCCCGAGACACCCGAGGGCGAGGAGGACGCCAAGGCCGATGAGGACATCGTCGAGGATGATGAGGAGGTCGAGGAGGAGGTCGTCGAGGAGGAAGATGAGGAGGccgaggaggatgaggaggaggaggaggaggaagaggaggaagaagaggaagaggaggaggaagaggaggaggaggaagaagaggaagaggaggaggaggaataG
- the up gene encoding upheld, isoform J codes for MSDDEEYTSSEEEEVVEETREETGEGDPEFIKRQDQKRSDLDDQLKEYITEWRKQRSKEEDELKKLKEKQAKRKVTRAEEEQKMAQRKKEEEERRVREAEEKKQREIEEKRMRLEEAEKKRQAMLQAMKDKDKKGPNFTIAKKDAGVLGLSSAAMERNKTKEQLEEEKKISLSFRIKPLAIEGFGEAKLREKAQELWELIVKLETEKYDLEERQKRQDYDLKELKERQKQQLRHKALKKGLDPEALTGKYPPKIQVASKYERRVDTRSYDDKKKLFEGGYNTVYAETLEKTWQERQERFTQRTKSKLPKWFGERPGKKAGEPETPEGEEDAKADEDIVEDDEEVEEEVVEEEDEEAEEDEEEEEEEEEEEEEEEEEEEEEEEEEEEEEE; via the exons AGGAGAGGGCGATCCAGAGTTCATCAAGCGTCAGGACCAGAAGCGCTCCGACCTCGATGATCAGCTGAAAGAATACATCACCGAGTGGCGCAAACAGAGATCCAAGGAGGAGGATGAGCTGAAGAAGCTGAAGGAGAAGCAGGCCAAGCGCAAGGTCACCCGCGCCGAGGAGGAGCAAAAGATGGCCCAGCgcaagaaggaggaggaggagcgccGTGTCCGTGAGGCTGAGGAGAAGAAGCAGCGCGAGATCGAGGAGAAGCGCATGCGTCTCGAGGAGGCCGAGAAGAAGCGCCAGGCTATGCTGCAGGCCATGAAGGACAAGGACAAGAAGGGCCCCAACTTCACCATTGCCAAGAAGGATGCAGGCGTG TTGGGACTCTCGTCCGCCGCCATGGAACGCAACAAGACTAAGGAACAGTtggaggaggagaagaagATCTCGCTGTCGTTCCGCATCAAGCCCTTGGCCATCGAAGGATTCGGCGAGGCTAAGCTGCGCGAGAAGGCCCAGGAGCTGTGGGAGCTCATTGTCAAATTGGAAACTGAGAAGTATGACTTGGAAGAAAGGCAGAAACGTCAGGACTACGAT TTGAAAGAGTTGAAGGAAAGACAGAAGCAACAGCTCAGGCACAAAGCCTTGAAGAAGGGTCTCGACCCGGAAGCTTTGACTGGCAAATACCCG CCCAAGATCCAAGTCGCCTCCAAGTATGAGCGACGTGTGGACACCCGCTCTTATGACGACAAGAAGAAGCTCTTCGAGGGT GGCTATAATACGGTCTATGCGGAAACCTTAGAAAAGACCTGGCAAGAAAGACAGGAAAGATTCACTCAGCGCACAAAAT CCAAACTGCCAAAGTGGTTCGGCGAGCGACCAGGCAAGAAGGCCGGTGAGCCCGAGACACCCGAGGGCGAGGAGGACGCCAAGGCCGATGAGGACATCGTCGAGGATGATGAGGAGGTCGAGGAGGAGGTCGTCGAGGAGGAAGATGAGGAGGccgaggaggatgaggaggaggaggaggaggaagaggaggaagaagaggaagaggaggaggaagaggaggaggaggaagaagaggaagaggaggaggaggaataG
- the up gene encoding upheld, isoform H has product MSDDEEYTGEGDPEFIKRQDQKRSDLDDQLKEYITEWRKQRSKEEDELKKLKEKQAKRKVTRAEEEQKMAQRKKEEEERRVREAEEKKQREIEEKRMRLEEAEKKRQAMLQAMKDKDKKGPNFTIAKKDAGVLGLSSAAMERNKTKEQLEEEKKISLSFRIKPLAIEGFGEAKLREKAQELWELIVKLETEKYDLEERQKRQDYDLKELKERQKQQLRHKALKKGLDPEALTGKYPPKIQVASKYERRVDTRSYDDKKKLFEGGYNTVYAETLEKTWQERQERFTQRTKSKLPKWFGERPGKKAGEPETPEGEEDAKADEDIVEDDEEVEEEVVEEEDEEAEEDEEEEEEEEEEEEEEEEEEEEEEEEEEEEEE; this is encoded by the exons AGGAGAGGGCGATCCAGAGTTCATCAAGCGTCAGGACCAGAAGCGCTCCGACCTCGATGATCAGCTGAAAGAATACATCACCGAGTGGCGCAAACAGAGATCCAAGGAGGAGGATGAGCTGAAGAAGCTGAAGGAGAAGCAGGCCAAGCGCAAGGTCACCCGCGCCGAGGAGGAGCAAAAGATGGCCCAGCgcaagaaggaggaggaggagcgccGTGTCCGTGAGGCTGAGGAGAAGAAGCAGCGCGAGATCGAGGAGAAGCGCATGCGTCTCGAGGAGGCCGAGAAGAAGCGCCAGGCTATGCTGCAGGCCATGAAGGACAAGGACAAGAAGGGCCCCAACTTCACCATTGCCAAGAAGGATGCAGGCGTG TTGGGACTCTCGTCCGCCGCCATGGAACGCAACAAGACTAAGGAACAGTtggaggaggagaagaagATCTCGCTGTCGTTCCGCATCAAGCCCTTGGCCATCGAAGGATTCGGCGAGGCTAAGCTGCGCGAGAAGGCCCAGGAGCTGTGGGAGCTCATTGTCAAATTGGAAACTGAGAAGTATGACTTGGAAGAAAGGCAGAAACGTCAGGACTACGAT TTGAAAGAGTTGAAGGAAAGACAGAAGCAACAGCTCAGGCACAAAGCCTTGAAGAAGGGTCTCGACCCGGAAGCTTTGACTGGCAAATACCCG CCCAAGATCCAAGTCGCCTCCAAGTATGAGCGACGTGTGGACACCCGCTCTTATGACGACAAGAAGAAGCTCTTCGAGGGT GGCTATAATACGGTCTATGCGGAAACCTTAGAAAAGACCTGGCAAGAAAGACAGGAAAGATTCACTCAGCGCACAAAAT CCAAACTGCCAAAGTGGTTCGGCGAGCGACCAGGCAAGAAGGCCGGTGAGCCCGAGACACCCGAGGGCGAGGAGGACGCCAAGGCCGATGAGGACATCGTCGAGGATGATGAGGAGGTCGAGGAGGAGGTCGTCGAGGAGGAAGATGAGGAGGccgaggaggatgaggaggaggaggaggaggaagaggaggaagaagaggaagaggaggaggaagaggaggaggaggaagaagaggaagaggaggaggaggaataG
- the up gene encoding upheld, isoform L — translation MSDDEEYTSEEEEVVEETREETKGEGDPEFIKRQDQKRSDLDDQLKEYITEWRKQRSKEEDELKKLKEKQAKRKVTRAEEEQKMAQRKKEEEERRVREAEEKKQREIEEKRMRLEEAEKKRQAMLQAMKDKDKKGPNFTIAKKDAGLGLSSAAMERNKTKEQLEEEKKISLSFRIKPLAIEGFGEAKLREKAQELWELIVKLETEKYDLEERQKRQDYDLKELKERQKQQLRHKALKKGLDPEALTGKYPPKIQVASKYERRVDTRSYDDKKKLFEGGWDEISKDSNEKIWNEKKEQYTGRQKSKLPKWFGERPGKKAGEPETPEGEEDAKADEDIVEDDEEVEEEVVEEEDEEAEEDEEEEEEEEEEEEEEEEEEEEEEEEEEEEEE, via the exons AGGAGAGGGCGATCCAGAGTTCATCAAGCGTCAGGACCAGAAGCGCTCCGACCTCGATGATCAGCTGAAAGAATACATCACCGAGTGGCGCAAACAGAGATCCAAGGAGGAGGATGAGCTGAAGAAGCTGAAGGAGAAGCAGGCCAAGCGCAAGGTCACCCGCGCCGAGGAGGAGCAAAAGATGGCCCAGCgcaagaaggaggaggaggagcgccGTGTCCGTGAGGCTGAGGAGAAGAAGCAGCGCGAGATCGAGGAGAAGCGCATGCGTCTCGAGGAGGCCGAGAAGAAGCGCCAGGCTATGCTGCAGGCCATGAAGGACAAGGACAAGAAGGGCCCCAACTTCACCATTGCCAAGAAGGATGCAGGC TTGGGACTCTCGTCCGCCGCCATGGAACGCAACAAGACTAAGGAACAGTtggaggaggagaagaagATCTCGCTGTCGTTCCGCATCAAGCCCTTGGCCATCGAAGGATTCGGCGAGGCTAAGCTGCGCGAGAAGGCCCAGGAGCTGTGGGAGCTCATTGTCAAATTGGAAACTGAGAAGTATGACTTGGAAGAAAGGCAGAAACGTCAGGACTACGAT TTGAAAGAGTTGAAGGAAAGACAGAAGCAACAGCTCAGGCACAAAGCCTTGAAGAAGGGTCTCGACCCGGAAGCTTTGACTGGCAAATACCCG CCCAAGATCCAAGTCGCCTCCAAGTATGAGCGACGTGTGGACACCCGCTCTTATGACGACAAGAAGAAGCTCTTCGAGGGT GGCTGGGATGAGATCTCCAAGGACTCGAACGAGAAGATCTGGAACGAGAAGAAGGAGCAATACACCGGCCGTCAAAAAT CCAAACTGCCAAAGTGGTTCGGCGAGCGACCAGGCAAGAAGGCCGGTGAGCCCGAGACACCCGAGGGCGAGGAGGACGCCAAGGCCGATGAGGACATCGTCGAGGATGATGAGGAGGTCGAGGAGGAGGTCGTCGAGGAGGAAGATGAGGAGGccgaggaggatgaggaggaggaggaggaggaagaggaggaagaagaggaagaggaggaggaagaggaggaggaggaagaagaggaagaggaggaggaggaataG